In the genome of Populus trichocarpa isolate Nisqually-1 chromosome 6, P.trichocarpa_v4.1, whole genome shotgun sequence, one region contains:
- the LOC7495770 gene encoding lysM domain receptor-like kinase 3 isoform X1: MCSPYFVNMNPFVSFVIWISLLSSFHSFHASPMQCKVSLNESCPASLYYYVPNTMRSLDETASLFNVDNDAVKRTIDGFLIMINCSCLAEHRFFTWHMDYKVQKGDTWNSISSKFGFFVVVAMSEKVLIPSVIVTLDVLCGCSNNADMVTYKVQNGDTVFTICSRFKANETKTVLLNGLDNPDSIHERDILFIPTPAGFNNLTSIDYHNQDMKTKKTSKSRIFIVVGAISAALVVVLLSILLVFWKNHMKKRARQPIASSRRLNCLHCYLASCPQRRKFEESMVSSIGSDKATVLPYNEIREATSNFSRSLIIGQGSYGLVYLGKLRGTDVAIKQMKDTNSKEFLSELNILCKVHHINLIELIGYAAGGESLFLVYEFAQNGALSNHLHNPALRGHKPLPWTTRVQIALDAAKGLEYIHEHTKPYYVHRDIKPSNILLDSNFHAKIADFGLVKLSEQSPDAGGAAASRIVGTFGYLAPEYVRDGHVTAKSDVYSFGVVLMELLTGQPALSKDASPENEKLSEHRSVVQYMLSALNDSQDSFDELAKCIDPNLTSYDKDSLYEMALLSKDCVDDNWKRRPDMSRVALRLSHILSSSREWEEL; this comes from the exons ATGTGCTCTCCGTATTTTGTAAATATGAACCCTTTTGTTAGTTTTGTGATTTGGATCTCTCTCTTGAGTTCTTTCCATAGTTTTCATGCCTCTCCAATGCAATGCAAAGTGTCTTTAAATGAATCATGTCCTGCTTCATTGTACTACTATGTTCCAAATACAATGAGAAGTCTTGATGAAACAGCTTCTTTATTCAATGTGGATAATGATGCAGTAAAGAGAACTATTGATGGTTTCCTGATTATGATAAACTGCAGCTGTCTGGCTGAGCACAGATTCTTCACTTGGCACATGGATTACAAGGTCCAAAAGGGGGATACATGGAACAGCATTTCGTCGAAATTCGGGTTCTTTGTGGTGGTGGCAATGTCAGAAAAGGTgttgattccatcggtaattgtGACTCTTGATGTTTTATGTGGCTGTTCTAACAACGCAGACATGGTAACATACAAGGTTCAAAATGGAGATACTGTGTTTACAATCTGTTCTCGGTTTAAAGCTAATGAAACTAAGACTGTCTTATTGAATGGGCTAGACAATCCAGACAGTATCCACGAGAGAGATATTCTGTTTATCCCCACACCAG CTGGCTTTAATAACCTTACTTCCATTGATTATCACAACCAAG ATATGAAGaccaaaaaaacatcaaaatctcGAATTTTTATTGTGGTTGGAGCCATTTCAGCTGCTTTAGTTGTCGTACTATTGTCGATCCTACTTGTATTTTGGAAAAACCATATGAAGAAGCGAGCTCGACAACCGATAGCTTCCTCAAGGAGATTGAATTGCTTGCACTGTTATCTTGCATCATGTCCTCAGCGTAGAA AATTTGAAGAAAGCATGGTTTCTTCAATCGGTTCAGACAAAGCTACTGTTTTACCGTACAATGAAATACGTGAAGCCACTTCCAACTTTAGCAGATCTTTAATAATTGGCCAAGGATCTTACGGATTAGTCTACCTCGGAAAACTACGAGGAACT GATGTGGCCATCAAGCAGATGAAAGATACAAACTCCAAAGAGTTTTTGTCAGAGTTAAATATTCTTTGTAAAGTTCATCACATAAACTTG ATCGAGCTTATTGGATATGCGGCTGGTGGAGAGTCCTTGTTTCTTGTTTATGAATTTGCCCAAAACGGTGCATTGAGTAATCATCTGCACAATCCTGCATTAAGAG GTCATAAACCTCTCCCTTGGACTACACGAGTTCAGATTGCTCTTGATGCAGCTAAAGGTCTTGAGTATATACATGAACACACAAAACCTTACTATGTCCATCGAGATATCAAGCCAAGCAATATTCTCTTAGACTCCAATTTCCACGCAAAG ATTGCAGATTTTGGGCTGGTAAAGTTATCGGAACAATCTCCAGATGCTGGAGGTGCAGCAGCATCTAGAATTGTTGGCACATTTGGTTACCTTGCACCTGA GTATGTTCGAGATGGACATGTGACCGCAAAGAGCGATGTCTATTCCTTCGGTGTTGTTCTTATGGAATTACTTACTGGTCAGCCAGCATTAAGTAAAGATGCAAGTCCTGAAAATGAAAAGCTCAGTGAACATCGTTCTGTGGTGCAATAC ATGCTGTCAGCATTGAATGATAGCCAGGACTCTTTCGACGAGCTGGCCAAATGCATTGATCCGAACCTGACCTCCTACGACAAAGATTCACTCTATGAG ATGGCCCTCTTGTCCAAGGACTGTGTTGATGACAATTGGAAACGGCGTCCTGATATGAGTAGAGTTGCGTTACGCCTTTCACACATACTCTCAAGCTCCAGAGAGTGGGAGGAACTATAG
- the LOC7495770 gene encoding lysM domain receptor-like kinase 3 isoform X2 has protein sequence MCSPYFVNMNPFVSFVIWISLLSSFHSFHASPMQCKVSLNESCPASLYYYVPNTMRSLDETASLFNVDNDAVKRTIDGFLIMINCSCLAEHRFFTWHMDYKVQKGDTWNSISSKFGFFVVVAMSEKVLIPSVIVTLDVLCGCSNNADMVTYKVQNGDTVFTICSRFKANETKTVLLNGLDNPDSIHERDILFIPTPAGFNNLTSIDYHNQEFEESMVSSIGSDKATVLPYNEIREATSNFSRSLIIGQGSYGLVYLGKLRGTDVAIKQMKDTNSKEFLSELNILCKVHHINLIELIGYAAGGESLFLVYEFAQNGALSNHLHNPALRGHKPLPWTTRVQIALDAAKGLEYIHEHTKPYYVHRDIKPSNILLDSNFHAKIADFGLVKLSEQSPDAGGAAASRIVGTFGYLAPEYVRDGHVTAKSDVYSFGVVLMELLTGQPALSKDASPENEKLSEHRSVVQYMLSALNDSQDSFDELAKCIDPNLTSYDKDSLYEMALLSKDCVDDNWKRRPDMSRVALRLSHILSSSREWEEL, from the exons ATGTGCTCTCCGTATTTTGTAAATATGAACCCTTTTGTTAGTTTTGTGATTTGGATCTCTCTCTTGAGTTCTTTCCATAGTTTTCATGCCTCTCCAATGCAATGCAAAGTGTCTTTAAATGAATCATGTCCTGCTTCATTGTACTACTATGTTCCAAATACAATGAGAAGTCTTGATGAAACAGCTTCTTTATTCAATGTGGATAATGATGCAGTAAAGAGAACTATTGATGGTTTCCTGATTATGATAAACTGCAGCTGTCTGGCTGAGCACAGATTCTTCACTTGGCACATGGATTACAAGGTCCAAAAGGGGGATACATGGAACAGCATTTCGTCGAAATTCGGGTTCTTTGTGGTGGTGGCAATGTCAGAAAAGGTgttgattccatcggtaattgtGACTCTTGATGTTTTATGTGGCTGTTCTAACAACGCAGACATGGTAACATACAAGGTTCAAAATGGAGATACTGTGTTTACAATCTGTTCTCGGTTTAAAGCTAATGAAACTAAGACTGTCTTATTGAATGGGCTAGACAATCCAGACAGTATCCACGAGAGAGATATTCTGTTTATCCCCACACCAG CTGGCTTTAATAACCTTACTTCCATTGATTATCACAACCAAG AATTTGAAGAAAGCATGGTTTCTTCAATCGGTTCAGACAAAGCTACTGTTTTACCGTACAATGAAATACGTGAAGCCACTTCCAACTTTAGCAGATCTTTAATAATTGGCCAAGGATCTTACGGATTAGTCTACCTCGGAAAACTACGAGGAACT GATGTGGCCATCAAGCAGATGAAAGATACAAACTCCAAAGAGTTTTTGTCAGAGTTAAATATTCTTTGTAAAGTTCATCACATAAACTTG ATCGAGCTTATTGGATATGCGGCTGGTGGAGAGTCCTTGTTTCTTGTTTATGAATTTGCCCAAAACGGTGCATTGAGTAATCATCTGCACAATCCTGCATTAAGAG GTCATAAACCTCTCCCTTGGACTACACGAGTTCAGATTGCTCTTGATGCAGCTAAAGGTCTTGAGTATATACATGAACACACAAAACCTTACTATGTCCATCGAGATATCAAGCCAAGCAATATTCTCTTAGACTCCAATTTCCACGCAAAG ATTGCAGATTTTGGGCTGGTAAAGTTATCGGAACAATCTCCAGATGCTGGAGGTGCAGCAGCATCTAGAATTGTTGGCACATTTGGTTACCTTGCACCTGA GTATGTTCGAGATGGACATGTGACCGCAAAGAGCGATGTCTATTCCTTCGGTGTTGTTCTTATGGAATTACTTACTGGTCAGCCAGCATTAAGTAAAGATGCAAGTCCTGAAAATGAAAAGCTCAGTGAACATCGTTCTGTGGTGCAATAC ATGCTGTCAGCATTGAATGATAGCCAGGACTCTTTCGACGAGCTGGCCAAATGCATTGATCCGAACCTGACCTCCTACGACAAAGATTCACTCTATGAG ATGGCCCTCTTGTCCAAGGACTGTGTTGATGACAATTGGAAACGGCGTCCTGATATGAGTAGAGTTGCGTTACGCCTTTCACACATACTCTCAAGCTCCAGAGAGTGGGAGGAACTATAG
- the LOC18100683 gene encoding uncharacterized protein LOC18100683 encodes MASITVDQLHAYHAIDREVFSRLVINLKRNPAESLLVIAVWLWLEDKRYPNVIAKMTSLADTVLNIVANEAALCLNFLESTNLPIIPNGGGLPFTSIVIGKDISLEMFLQNKFTAISRIKNFLNTVCARIFTDILQCVLAGTSQLIGNQPLVVPGFPHPVFGDVTILARSIDNDFPAGGLWGWDPALTVPENDRTMFLTFSRGFPVTNEEVTELFTSICGDCVVNVQMQENSQSNEQPLYAKMIMRTVTAVDQVLCGRRVAKFRINGKHIWARKYERRE; translated from the coding sequence ATGGCCTCTATCACAGTTGACCAGTTACATGCTTATCATGCCATTGATCGAGAGGTCTTTTCTCGATTGGTGATAAATCTTAAGCGAAACCCTGCTGAATCTCTGCTGGTCATAGCTGTGTGGCTATGGCTGGAAGACAAGCGTTATCCTAATGTCATAGCAAAAATGACGAGCCTAGCGGATACTGTGTTGAACATCGTGGCCAATGAAGCTGCTCTATGCTTGAATTTTCTAGAATCCACCAACCTTCCTATCATACCTAATGGTGGTGGCCTCCCCTTTACTTCTATAGTCATTGGAAAGGACATTTCATTGGAAATGTTCCTTCAGAATAAATTTACTGCGATAAGCAGAATAAAGAATTTTCTTAACACAGTCTGTGCTCGTATATTCACTGATATTTTGCAGTGTGTTTTAGCAGGCACATCACAATTGATTGGAAACCAACCTCTTGTTGTTCCTGGTTTTCCTCATCCAGTATTTGGTGATGTCACTATACTGGCAAGGTCCATTGACAATGATTTTCCTGCAGGAGGACTCTGGGGTTGGGACCCTGCTCTTACTGTTCCTGAGAATGACAGGACAATGTTTCTTACTTTCTCAAGGGGTTTTCCTGTGACGAATGAGGAAGTGACAGAACTTTTTACAAGTATCTGTGGTGATTGTGTTGTTAATGTTCAAATGcaagaaaattctcaatctaATGAACAACCTTTGTATGCAAAAATGATTATGCGCACTGTCACAGCTGTTGATCAGGTCCTGTGTGGGAGACGTGTAGCAAAGTTTCGGATCAACGGCAAGCACATATGGGCTCGGAAGTATGAACGCAGGGAGTAG